A window of the Xenopus laevis strain J_2021 chromosome 9_10L, Xenopus_laevis_v10.1, whole genome shotgun sequence genome harbors these coding sequences:
- the atxn7l3.L gene encoding ataxin-7-like protein 3 isoform X1, translating into MKMEDMSLSGLDNSKLEAIAHEIYTDLIEDTCLGLSFEVHRAAKCGYFLLDETDPDSVKDFEIVDQPGVDIFGQVYNQWKSKECVCPNCNRSIAASRFAPHLEKCLGMGRNSSRIANRRIASSNNTNKSESDQEDNDDVNDNDWSYGSEKKGAFNASGAKKRKSEKNPNSPRRSKPLKHKNGDLSMNSDQLKYNNSSGISYENLGPDELQTLLTTQCGVISEHTKKMCTRSHRCPQHTDDQRRSVRVYLLGSSASLPEADGSLDNDSFDVVEGQVLMSRLQWDGSSDISPSDSASSKASTNNSDTRKPKKKKPSHVSLASGGGTSKKKKPKPPAPLTPGLYSDHN; encoded by the exons ATGAAAATGGAAGACATGTCTCTGTCTGGCCTGGATAACAGCAAACTGGAG GCCATTGCTCATGAAATCTACACAGACCTGATAGAGGACACGTGTCTGGGGCTCAGCTTTGAGGTCCATCGTGCTGCTAAATGTGGATATTTCTTGCTGGATGAAACAGACCCGGACAGCGTAAAGGATTTTG AAATAGTAGACCAGCCGGGGGTGGATATCTTCGGTCAAGTTTACAACCAGTGGAAAAGCAAAGAGTGTGTGTGTCCGAACTGTAACCGCAGTATCGCTGCATCCAGATTTGCCCCTCACCTCGAGAAGTGTCTGGGCATGGGCAGGAACAGCAGCCGCATCGCTAACCGCAG AATCGCAAGCAGTAACAACACAAACAAGTCTGAGAGTGACCAGGAAGATAACGACGATGTTAATGATAATGATTGGTCCTACGGATCGGAGAAGAAAGGTGCGTTTAATGCGTCTGGAG CAAAGAAGAGAAAATCCGAGAAG AACCCAAATTCACCTCGCAGGTCAAAGCCCCTAAAACACAAAAACG GAGATCTCTCCATGAACTCTGACCAACTGAAG TATAATAACAGTTCAGGGATTAGTTATGAAAACCTTGGCCCAGATGAGCTTCAGACACTTCTAACCACG CAATGCGGGGTTATATCGGAGCACACTAAGAAGATGTGTACCAG GTCACATCGTTGCCCCCAGCACACCGATGACCAGCGCCGATCAGTGAGGGTCTATCTGCTGGGCTCCTCTGC CTCTCTTCCCGAGGCTGACGGCAGTTTGGACAACGACAGCTTTGATGTGGTGGAGGGACAAGTGCTGATGAGTCGGCTTCAGTGGGACGGATCCTCTGACATTTCTCCTTCTGATTCTGCGTCCTCCAAAGCCA GTACAAATAACTCCGACACTCGCAAACCTAAGAAAAAGAAGCCGAGTCACGTCAGCCTGGCCAGTGGGGGCGGCACGAGCAAGAAGAAGAAACCGAAACCTCCTGCCCCTCTGACACCAGGATTGTACAGCGACCACAACTGA
- the atxn7l3.L gene encoding ataxin-7-like protein 3 isoform X2: protein MKMEDMSLSGLDNSKLEAIAHEIYTDLIEDTCLGLSFEVHRAAKCGYFLLDETDPDSVKDFEIVDQPGVDIFGQVYNQWKSKECVCPNCNRSIAASRFAPHLEKCLGMGRNSSRIANRRIASSNNTNKSESDQEDNDDVNDNDWSYGSEKKAKKRKSEKNPNSPRRSKPLKHKNGDLSMNSDQLKYNNSSGISYENLGPDELQTLLTTQCGVISEHTKKMCTRSHRCPQHTDDQRRSVRVYLLGSSASLPEADGSLDNDSFDVVEGQVLMSRLQWDGSSDISPSDSASSKASTNNSDTRKPKKKKPSHVSLASGGGTSKKKKPKPPAPLTPGLYSDHN, encoded by the exons ATGAAAATGGAAGACATGTCTCTGTCTGGCCTGGATAACAGCAAACTGGAG GCCATTGCTCATGAAATCTACACAGACCTGATAGAGGACACGTGTCTGGGGCTCAGCTTTGAGGTCCATCGTGCTGCTAAATGTGGATATTTCTTGCTGGATGAAACAGACCCGGACAGCGTAAAGGATTTTG AAATAGTAGACCAGCCGGGGGTGGATATCTTCGGTCAAGTTTACAACCAGTGGAAAAGCAAAGAGTGTGTGTGTCCGAACTGTAACCGCAGTATCGCTGCATCCAGATTTGCCCCTCACCTCGAGAAGTGTCTGGGCATGGGCAGGAACAGCAGCCGCATCGCTAACCGCAG AATCGCAAGCAGTAACAACACAAACAAGTCTGAGAGTGACCAGGAAGATAACGACGATGTTAATGATAATGATTGGTCCTACGGATCGGAGAAGAAAG CAAAGAAGAGAAAATCCGAGAAG AACCCAAATTCACCTCGCAGGTCAAAGCCCCTAAAACACAAAAACG GAGATCTCTCCATGAACTCTGACCAACTGAAG TATAATAACAGTTCAGGGATTAGTTATGAAAACCTTGGCCCAGATGAGCTTCAGACACTTCTAACCACG CAATGCGGGGTTATATCGGAGCACACTAAGAAGATGTGTACCAG GTCACATCGTTGCCCCCAGCACACCGATGACCAGCGCCGATCAGTGAGGGTCTATCTGCTGGGCTCCTCTGC CTCTCTTCCCGAGGCTGACGGCAGTTTGGACAACGACAGCTTTGATGTGGTGGAGGGACAAGTGCTGATGAGTCGGCTTCAGTGGGACGGATCCTCTGACATTTCTCCTTCTGATTCTGCGTCCTCCAAAGCCA GTACAAATAACTCCGACACTCGCAAACCTAAGAAAAAGAAGCCGAGTCACGTCAGCCTGGCCAGTGGGGGCGGCACGAGCAAGAAGAAGAAACCGAAACCTCCTGCCCCTCTGACACCAGGATTGTACAGCGACCACAACTGA
- the tmub2.L gene encoding transmembrane and ubiquitin-like domain-containing protein 1: protein MGMESPPPTMIEGLGDEVTVAVGLFTLLLAIMLAWLSTYVAEGTDPLLGSLMPAGRRDPLLVLSNPVPANPEPQRPVEAQAEKPEEGEQDPGGEQEAGSESANLDQMLDIQGVPKRSQAVGSLGEEEGTERDVAQEEDKQAEKPLVVGRKIEQEETKPLAKEEVNQEQTQPEEGLMTVRLKFLNETEEVAMVRPNDTIGMLKSKHFPGQEQQMKLIFQGQLLRDSSQTLCSLHITDNCVIHCHRSQATTPASSSSPESGGSSQEHTGLTPPIGNLMIPVFVVMLALIWYFRINYRQFFTAPATVSLVGVTVFFSFLVFGMYGR from the exons ATGGGCATGGAGTCGCCCCCGCCAACCATGATCGAGGGCCTCGGAGATGAAGTGACAGTGGCAGTCGGTCTGTTCACCCTACTCCTGGCCATCATGTTGGCATGGCTTTCTACCTACGTCGCTGAGGGAACTGACCCCCTTTTAGGAAGCTTAATGCCGGCCGGGCGCAGGGACCCTCTCCTGGTACTCAGTAATCCGGTACCTGCCAATCCCGAACCACAGCGGCCCGTGGAAGCCCAAGCTGAGAAACCAGAAGAAGGAGAGCAGGATCCTGGCGGAGAGCAGGAGGCTGGCAGTGAAAGTGCTAACCTGGACCAGATGCTGGATATTCAGGGGGTGCCCAAGCGCAGCCAGGCTGTGGGGTccctgggagaggaggagggcACAGAGCGGGATGTGGCACAGGAGGAGGATAAACAGGCAGAGAAGCCTCTAGTTGTGGGTAGGAAGATAGAGCAAGAAGAGACTAAGCCACTTGCAAAAGAAGAGGTGAATCAGGAGCAGACTCAGCCTGAAGAAGGACTCATGACAGTCAGGCTGAAGTTCCTGAATGAAACAGAGGAGGTGGCTATGGTCAGGCCTAACGACACCATCGGGATGTTAAAAAG CAAACACTTCCCCGGCCAAGAGCAACAAATGAAGCTGATTTTCCAGGGACAGCTCCTCCGCGACTCTTCGCAGACCCTGTGCTCGCTTCATATCACAGACAACTGTGTTATCCACTGCCACCGCTCTCAAGCCACCACCCCAGCCTCCTCTTCAAGCCCAGAGTCCGGAGGCAGCTCCCAAGAGCACACCGGCCTCACGCCCCCTATTGGGAACCTGATGATCCCTGTCTTTGTGGTCATGTTAGCATTAATCTGGTACTTCCGAATCAATTACCGCCAGTTCTTTACTGCGCCTGCAACTGTCTCATTGGTCGGAGTTActgtatttttcagttttttggtcTTTGGCATGTACGGACGATAA